The Tripterygium wilfordii isolate XIE 37 chromosome 18, ASM1340144v1, whole genome shotgun sequence nucleotide sequence GATCTTCAAATATCGGTTCCTAACCCGGTCAGGACCCAAGCTACTGGCCAAAACGGTGGCGTTTTCGGGCTTAACTTCACTAGCCAAGGCAATCAGGTCAATGTGTCAAATGATATGGTTGAGACACAAATTAACAATGCTTTAAGGCAACAATTTCCTCTAGCTGTTTATCAAGTGGACAAGGTTTTGTTGCCTGAGGAGTTGTTTGAAGCCAAGTCTCCATCGGAGGCCCCATCATCCGCCAGTACTCCCGCTGATGGGAAGAACTCGACGAGGGCTGTGGGGGCGGAGGAGCCGCCGCTTGCGGGAAATGGTTCAGGCGGACTGAATGTAGGGTTTGGTAGGTATTGTTGTTGGACTAGCATTGGCTTGCATGGGAATTCTTTCTTGATTATCAAGAACTGAAGATGGTTTtcaagatttgatttttttttaatctttctttGGGGATAATGAATGGTGGGGGGTTTAATTATTGCATAGACACCTTGATCATGTTGTGtacattttttccttttggtttGTTGCTACTTCCTTAATCAATCAATTGTTTCATTTCATTTCCATTATGGGCCGTAACCCTAATTTTAGATCCATACAAATCTAATGACCATGCCATTGGGCCACCGACCTAGAAAGCCCAAAAATTCGGAGCTTGCTATGCGGGCTTATATAGCCCATAATATTCTATACCTGGAATTACTCTGCTAAGgaaaatttcccaaaaacttTTACTTTTACGAAAATTTGAAACAATGCCATGTACAAAATTTTGGGCTAAACAAACTCCTTTATTTTGCGTACATGTCTTCGTTAGCTCTTACACCATATTTCCGTTAAAATGACGCTGATGTGGCATTTTAAGATAAAAAAGACCTTAGCCCTGACGTAAATATGGTTAGtttattatttcattaatttagATGCTATTAGTGAAGATATATACATGGACGGTGGTTGGTGGAGATATATGCATGGATGGTGAACACCGATCAACATTATATAAACCACATGGGATGAAGAAGGAATTCTCATTCTGCATCCATTTGTTATAGAAATCTTCCTGtttcaaagaaagaaataaaaaatggagGCAGTGAAAGTGAGTAGTGCACTTatcattgtttgtttgatgtttGGAGCGTTGGTTGAAGAATCCATGGCCGCAAATTGTTATTTAGTATGCGCAGACATTTGTTCGATCGATGGTACTGATGTGGCTTGTAGTAAGTGTCTGGATGAATGCGAGGGACATGGAAAGCTCAAAACTAAAACtgcaggtatatatatatatagtctcaAATTATGATATACTGTTGTGGAATACCTTATTATGACACATTTCTCACATAGTTAGACCATAATTTCAGTTTTTGATCAATTTCAGAGCCCTTGAATTTTCTCTCTCAAGTATATATATTCATCGGTGTGTGGTTTCTTCGTGGATTTAACAGATGAAGATTGATGCAGATGGAAATATTTcggataaatattttattttgatattttaggaaattaattatttgtaaatcaattagtattatttttttagaagtctcgtatctttttaagtatttgtttcttgttagaagtgtttagggtttgaatagagtttcgtttagtttattatttaaggttgtaaccttctttgagaaattttagttttgatatgaataaaaattaagagacaatagtctttttctaattttttggtATTCATTCGAAttcaacaaagtattgaagccttaaatctgaTATTCGTatgtcgaatcaacagatttaagtagacttgttcctgaTATTCGTATatcgaatcaacaggtccaagcACGCGACCTTGGCTAAGGTGTATGCAAGAGAGGATGCAGATTTGGCTCGACGCTTCGCGCAGTTGGAAGGTCAATTTATAAGAAAGTTGGAGTTGTTTGCGCAACGGCTAGAGGCCGCACTACATCCTCACCACCTAATCTGCAGGAGGTAGATGAGGCCGAATCTGACGAAGTCTTCGCTAACCCTTTTTGGGGACGAGGGCTCAAGGAAAAAGAGACAAGTCAGAAATCCTGATCCAAGGCTGTGGGAGGCAGGATTATCAGTCTATGATAATTATTTGGAGATTGAGGAAGGATTGGACGCCCCATCAACACCAATCTTTAATGAAGAGAAACAAGAAGTGATAGGTTTAACCAAACCCTTCTTGGAGTTCGGGGATGAACAAGGTGAGCCAATTTTTGATGTTAATCCCTATGAATAAGATTTTTTGGCACAAGAAGATATTAAAGAAGAATTAATGGAGGATAAATCGGACATCATTCAAGTATTAAATCCCGATAATCTTTTGGTGCctgttgattttgttattccatAAATACTTGAAAAACCACATGGAGAGAACTTTTTGCTAATGTTCTTTCTAAACTTATTCAAGAATTCAAAGTGGTTTCGTATGTTGGGTATAAGGATGGCGATCAAGAAATCAGGAGGTTTTCTATTACAAGACTTCAAAACTTGAGGTCGAGTTTTCTTCAGCAAGGGGAGAATGATGCTGATGAAAACatttctgataaatattttattttgatattttaggaaatcaattgtttataAATCGAGTCTaatatctttttaagtatttgtttattGTTAGAAGTATTTAGGGTTTGACAAGGGTTTAGTTTACTGTTTAAGGTTGTAACCTTCattaaaaaatttcagttttgagttgaataaaattaagagacgatAGTCTTTTTctaattctttggtattcattcGAATCAAAAAAGtattgaagccttaaatctggtattcgtgtgtcgattcaacagatttaagtagatTTGTTCCtgatattcgtgtgtcgaatcaacaggtccaaatACGCGTTCTTTCCACCACACCGCGATGCATCAAAGATGAAGCAAAAAAGCTGCTGGATTCGTTCCCAAGAACCACTGCTGATGTGAAGAACTTGccaaataattgaaaatttgttgttcaaaatgaataaaACTGCATAATCTCGCTTTATTGGTTTTGTCTTTGTTCTCGCATTCCAATGAATCAAACTGCATAATCTCGCTTAATTGGCTTTGTATTTGTTCTCGCAACCATATATATAGCAATAGCTTAGTTGGTTACATCTCTATGCTTTGGCTGCTAAAGTCTGGAGTTCAAATCACCTATGAGTATTTCCTTGGGGTTTTCCTAATCTCGTGGGCTTTTGGACTCACTTCCAAGGAGGGGTTAGGAGCCTCATTTTCACCTCATCCTCATGAATTTCAACCCAATCTAACAAGCATGGTGCAACCTGTTCTGACAACTCGGGATTTACGTCCACTCAGCTGTCCAAAAGGGCATAATGAGCTATTCctcagttaccaaaaaaaaaatgtaattgttgaaaattttcaCCCACAAATACAAACTGTgcatgtccatgcataaaaatttatataaaaaattattctcACCATTGAGCCAGATGTTTTCAAGCTAACAGCATGGATAAGGGAAAGTAAATAACTCGTTCAAGGCAACATAACTATATCTTCTTGGCATGCAAATTCCCATCATGGAGGTTCAGCAGTAAATCATTTGAATTCAGGAAAACCTTGTTAGCTGCATTTGAGAGGGTGCGGGCAATTTCTCTTGCCGCCTCAATCCTCCTTAGTGTGATAAATGCTGGGTTGTTGGCTATGGCTTGACCGATCAGCTGAGCACTCTTTGCTTCACCCTGTCAAAACCATGAAGAAAGACTGTTACTTGATAGGAAAAACAGATGCTCTAATTCTTTAAATCTAAATTATATTACAGAAAGCATAAACATAGCTGCAAACTGAACCAAACTTTGTGATGAGTGAATACTAATAATAAGTTAAAGAATTTGTTGTTCTAACCTCTGCTCTAATAACAGCACTTCTCTTGTCTTGTTCAGCCTTTTCCACAACGAATTTAGCCCTCTCGGCTTCTTGTGCAGCCACCTGCTTCGCTTCAATTGCCGCCGTAAATTCCTTCCCAAACGTTAAGCCAGTAATGGAAACATCATCCAGTGCAATGTTGAATTGAGCTGCCCTTTCTGTCAGTATCTTCCGTATCTCCCCACTAACATTCTACAATAGCACGGGTAGTTGACGCTTATTGCCTCTTCAAGCCTCAAACACCAAAAAGGCCTACAACCCCCTAGCTAGAAGAAGAAACAACCACAAATCTAGGAAGCAAATGCCTActtttttatggaatttttcCATTTGATTCAATGGTACCCGTATTTAAACCAATACCAGAGTGAAGCATCATTTGTGCGAGTTGAAGATTAGAACTTCTtccacatttaaaaaaaaaaaatcaatgatttCGATGATGATTTCTGATTTATCATTATGACCCTTTTCCAAGGACTTTTGTccaatgccttttttttttccgaatGCAAAAAGGAATGTACAAGGCATTCAAGACTAAGAAGACGAAAGAAGCCTCAGTTCTTACCTCCCTTTGAGTAATTAGCTGGCTGGCATTATACTGTGCCACCACAGCTTTCAGAGTTTCATGAATGATGGAAGGAAGAACTCTTTCATTGTAGTTCTCGCCAAGACTTCTATAGACAGAAGGTAGCTTGTCTGCAACAGGACGAGTAAGAACTCGAAGCCCAATTTTCACCTGTAGTAGCAATCAAGATTCAAAATTCCGAAAATCAGatttcaataaaattgaacaacgcaaagaaataaaaccaaaaatagCTTTGAAACCAAAATCGAAGCCCAAGTGCTATGTTTCACAATCAACACTTCCAGTGCATTAGTAGCTTTGAAACATTAGCCAGACAGACCTTGTAACCAACATGTAATGTTACAATACCATCATGCCCTTTGgacaaaataataaagaagaacGAGAAGGTGAAGGAGGGGAAGGAATATACCATCTGAAGATCACGGCTTCCAGCAGTACACTCCACCAGATTGGGTCTTGCACGAACATCATAGATGACTGGCCTCTCAAACCATGGAATTATAAGATGCGTGCCCTCAGGATAAACCTGTGTTTAATTTACAGATACTGATTATGCTCATATGTCGTCAATTGAGAGACGATCCATACCAAAATATTGATTTTTCTGTCTAAGACATATCAAGCCAAGTATAAAGTTGAAATAGAAAATCCGACATCATCAGACggggaaaaaaacaaatgtCAGTAAATCTCCTAGGGCTGTTCATAAAACAGTAGAAACATTTAaacagttataaaaaaaaaatttaaacacaAGATCAAGACAGCAATCTATAAAAGAAGCAAGTATGATTTGACAGAAATATATCAACAGAATACAAACAGTCACGTTAATCTTTAGAAGACATCActaaaagggaaagaaagacaaaaggaagaaaagcaaCCTTGTCTTTCACACCGACAATGCGATTGAACACGATGGCTCGATGCCCTCCTTCAACATTATAGAGACTATTAGCAGCTGCATACAAACCAAGCCCACCAATAGTTCCAAGCTTGAGCAACAGAGAAGTACCAGCAGGCAACTTGGGAACTTTGACATTGTTGAAATTCATGTTCCAAAATGCTTAgaacatgaaaaaataaaaaaaataaaaaaaattagacagCATTGTTATTCTTTCAATAACTGACAAGTAACAAAAAGTAGAAGACGCAGCAAGCCTTCTACAGAAACAGGGAAAATTTATAGCAATTCTGTTTAGtacaaattttgtttcttttaatcaGGAAACAAACTAATCTATCAAGCAACACATCATATGCCCAGAGAAATcgaacaatatattaattttttatttttatttttgctaaTAACTAAGGATCAAACATATATTACGCGGTTTGTGAACTTAAACAATGGAGAACAAATGCAGattagaaacaaagaaaaaaaaaagacagagcCTTTTAGGTGTAAAAGTCGAATCTTTTacttttttcctccaaaaaattGCAGCAACCcaacacagaaaaaaaaaatcgataatGAAAAAGGAGAATGGAGGAGATCACGATTTGTAAACCATACCTTGTTTTCTACTCAAAACCAGAGAAGTTTGGGTTTATGACTTCGGCTGTGGAACAAAATCAGAGATTTTTTGATAATAAATCGCAATtaagtcgaattttcaaaaaaaaaaaaagaagaagcaaaattAACCGAAATACGTTGATTTCGTTGGATAACTAATCTACTCATTCGTCAGTCGTGACTCGTCCTACTTGTTCCCCAAGGCACGGCACAATCCGAAATGGGCCATGGGTCCGCATGGCCCAATCCATTCGGAAAATTATGGCTCAAGCCTCATAGTCAATTGCAAGGCCACACAACTTAAGGCCTGCAAAACAATGGGTGGCCGTGGTTCAAATTTTTGGAACTCAGCCCACCCCGTGTGCTTCGTCTAAGCCGGCGTCTATTTATTTACATAACACCGACATATAGTTGATTAAAAATAACTGAAAAATAAGTATTGGAAATTTATAATTAAACTGGTGGGTCTACAAATACTGCTGTAATATCAGCATAGCTTAGAGCAGCCCCGTGTGCCacctaaaaaaatttatgattttcGCTTGAAACACTTTTGGGGTGTGAAAGAGACAACCAATTGTGCCATATGTCACGCAGACGTAACAAGGGAATAGAGGATTTGCGGCGATGGTAGACGAATTGAAATATATGACGTATTTCATTTGCGTGTAAcaacaaaatacaatattattCATAAATTTTTAATGGTACTGTTTCTTACGAATTTTAATGTAAGGATAACCTTTTAGTAATTGTTAATGTAACATGTTCTTATCATCCATATGCCGTTTTCCAATAAAAATATGAGATTTAGCATGATTTTGAAGATAAATTATAGTCAATT carries:
- the LOC119984624 gene encoding prohibitin-1, mitochondrial-like, with product MNFNNVKVPKLPAGTSLLLKLGTIGGLGLYAAANSLYNVEGGHRAIVFNRIVGVKDKVYPEGTHLIIPWFERPVIYDVRARPNLVECTAGSRDLQMVKIGLRVLTRPVADKLPSVYRSLGENYNERVLPSIIHETLKAVVAQYNASQLITQRENVSGEIRKILTERAAQFNIALDDVSITGLTFGKEFTAAIEAKQVAAQEAERAKFVVEKAEQDKRSAVIRAEGEAKSAQLIGQAIANNPAFITLRRIEAAREIARTLSNAANKVFLNSNDLLLNLHDGNLHAKKI